The bacterium genomic interval GAGGTCGTCGAGCGATTTGATGTCGCCGGGCTTTATCCCCGTCCTGGCGAAAAGCGCCTTCACCGCCGGAGCGTTTGCATAGGCGTGGGCGATAACCTTCTTTACCTCGCCCTCGAAAAAAGCCCTTCTGGCTTCGGGCGAAAGCCCCTCGGTTTCGGGAGAGAAAAGTCCGGAAGTGCGGTCCATCAGCTAATCCTTATGATAACCAGCGCTTGCGCCGCTTGTAGTGTTTCGCGTTTTTGAAGGAGCGCTTCGTTCCGCTCTCGCCGATGCCGAGGTAGAACTCCTTCACGTCCTGATTTTCCCGCAGCTTTTCGCAGGGGCCGTCGAGCACCACCTTGCCGTTCTCCATTATGTAGCCGAAGGAGGCGACCTGGAGGGCGAGGTTGGCGTTCTGCTCAACCAGAAGGATGGTGGCCTTCTCCTCCTCGTTTATCTTGCAGATTATCGAGAAAATCTCCTTCACGAGGAGGGGCGCGAGGCCGAGGCTGGGCTCGTCGAGGAGAAGGAGGCTTGGCCGGGCCATCAGCGCCCTGCCTATGGCCAGCATCTGCTGCTCGCCGCCGGAGAGGTAGCCCGCGAGAGACTTTCTGCGCTCGCGGAGGCGCGGGAAGTAGTCGAAGACCAGTTCGAGGTCGCGCTTCACGCCCGCCCTGTCGCTTCTGGTGTACGCGCCGCAGCGCAGGTTCTCTACGATGTCGAGGTCCTCGAAGACGCGGCGGCCCTCCATGACCTGAAAGATGCCCTTGCGGACGATCTTCTCGGGGGGAATGCCGTTGATCACCTCGCCCTTGAACTCTATCGTTCCCTCGGTAACCTCGCCCTCCTCGCCCTTTAGAAGGCCGCTGATCGCCTTCAGGGTGGTGGATTTGCCCGCGCCGTTAGCGCCGAGGAGGGTGGTTATCTTTCCCTCCTCGCAGGAAAGGGAAAGCCCCTTGAGGACGAGGATGACGTCGTTGTAGACGACTTCTATGTTGTTTACCTTCAGCATTACCTGT includes:
- a CDS encoding ABC transporter ATP-binding protein, which encodes MLKVNNIEVVYNDVILVLKGLSLSCEEGKITTLLGANGAGKSTTLKAISGLLKGEEGEVTEGTIEFKGEVINGIPPEKIVRKGIFQVMEGRRVFEDLDIVENLRCGAYTRSDRAGVKRDLELVFDYFPRLRERRKSLAGYLSGGEQQMLAIGRALMARPSLLLLDEPSLGLAPLLVKEIFSIICKINEEEKATILLVEQNANLALQVASFGYIMENGKVVLDGPCEKLRENQDVKEFYLGIGESGTKRSFKNAKHYKRRKRWLS